A portion of the Lolium rigidum isolate FL_2022 chromosome 1, APGP_CSIRO_Lrig_0.1, whole genome shotgun sequence genome contains these proteins:
- the LOC124691000 gene encoding E3 ubiquitin-protein ligase CHIP-like, translated as MSPAADGAAASKRQAELLKQEGNSFFKKDRISAAIDAYTGAIALCQNVAVYWTNRALCYKRRNEWAKVEEDCRMAIHYDSHSVKAHYMLGLALLNKQELTQGIKELEKSLELGRGAHPASYMVEEIWQELSKAKYIEWEGLSKMRSSQLHKLKATCKEALRDYNSLDNPAVDVSEEHLNELDDVFRKAAKADTPTEVPDHLCCKITLDVFRDPVITPSGITYERAVILDHLNRVGKFDPVTREALEPHQLIPNLAVKEAVDVFLSEHGWAYKIR; from the exons ATGTCGCCGGCGGCGGACGGCGCGGCGGCGTCCAAGCGGCAGGCGGAGCTGCTCAAGCAGGAGGGCAACTCCTTCTTCAAGAAGGACCGCATCAGCGCCGCCATCGACGCCTACACCGGG GCTATAGCTCTCTGCCAAAATGTTGCAGTATATTGGACCAACAGAGCATTATGCTACAAGAGGCGGAA TGAGTGGGCTAAGGTTGAGGAAGATTGTAGAATGGCTATTCATTATGACAGCCATTCCGTTAAG GCGCATTACATGCTTGGACTTGCACTTCTCAACAAGCAAGAATTGACTCAAGGAATAAAAGAACTAGAGAAG TCTTTGGAGCTTGGAAGGGGTGCACATCCTGCAAGCTACATGGTTGAAGAGATATGGCAAGAGCTTTCTAAAGCGAAATACATTGAATGGGAAGGCCTGTCAAAAATGCGATCCTCTCAATTGCATAAACTCAA GGCAACATGTAAAGAAGCTCTAAGGGATTATAACAGCCTTGATAATCCAGCTGTAGACGTGTCTGAAGAGCATCTAAACGAGCTAGATGACGTTTTCAGGAAAGCTGCAAAGGCTGATACTCCAACAGAA GTTCCTGACCATCTCTGCTGCAAAATTACACTCGATGTCTTCAGAGATCCGGTGATCACTCCAAGCGGAATCACTTATGAGAGGGCTGTGATTCTTGACCATTTAAACAGG GTGGGGAAATTTGACCCTGTGACCCGTGAAGCACTTGAACCACACCAACTAATTCCAAACCTCGCCGTCAAGGAGGCTGTAGATGTATTTTTGAGTGAACATGGCTGGGCTTACAAGATAAGGTGA
- the LOC124655641 gene encoding probable methyltransferase At1g29790 — MERELLGKKPDPKRRQCRSTTTVTLILFLITNTTSILLSSGAGASLVRRYEPRTVRIWDDSGALIADLNATRSALESSRAELAGLHARLGTATLLLQTLLADVVTAARVSDDQQKQAATGWWARELAGELKLAVGNVAAAGEAALGHACGRFQDELERYMDYKPGGECPSDAALEHLLMRGGCEPLPRRRCRPRSPARYVEPAPLPKSLWTIPPDTSVVWDAYHPCKNYSCLAASRGFGFDLRGRREKGLWTRDDGALAYSVEKALAAKPKGTVRIGLDMGGGGGTFAARMSERGVTVVTATTNAGAPFGSFVASRGLVPIHVGPARRLPFFDGTLDVVHAAGELMAGWMVPGDSMALEFALFDVYRVLRPGGLFWLDHFVVPGAQLNATYAPMLDRVGFRKLRWNAGRKLDGGAKKNEWYLSALLEKPMT, encoded by the coding sequence ATGGAGCGCGaactgttggggaagaagcccGACCCCAAGAGGAGGCAGTGCCGGAGCACGACCACGGTGACGCTGATCCTTTTCCTAATCACCAACACGACCTCCATCCTCCTctcctccggcgccggcgcctcgcTCGTCCGCCGCTACGAGCCGCGCACCGTGCGCATCTGGGACGACTCCGGAGCGCTCATCGCCGACCTCAACGCCACGCGCTCCGCGCTCGAGTCCAGCCGCGCCGAGCTCGCGGGCCTCCACGCGCGCCTCGGCACCGCCACGCTGCTCCTCCAGACCCTCCTCGCCGACGTCGTCACGGCAGCGCGCGTCAGCGACGACCAACAGAAGCAGGCGGCCACTGGGTGGTGggcgcgcgagctcgccggcgaGCTCAAGCTGGCCGTCGGTAACGTTGCCGCGGCTGGCGAGGCGGCTCTGGGCCACGCGTGCGGCCGCTTCCAGGACGAGCTGGAGCGGTACATGGACTACAAGCCCGGCGGCGAGTGCCCGTCCGACGCGGCGCTGGAGCACCTGCTCATGCGCGGGGGCTGCGAGCCGCTGCCGCGGCGACGGTGCCGGCCGCGATCTCCGGCGAGGTACGTGGAACCCGCGCCGCTGCCGAAGAGCCTGTGGACCATACCGCCGGACACCAGCGTCGTGTGGGACGCGTACCACCCGTGCAAGAACTACTCGTGCCTGGCGGCGAGCCGCGGCTTCGGCTTCGACCTCCGCGGCCGCCGCGAGAAGGGCCTCTGGACGCGCGACGACGGCGCGCTCGCCTACTCGGTCGAGAAGGCGCTCGCCGCGAAGCCGAAGGGCACGGTGCGCATCGGGCTCgacatgggcggcggcggcggcacgttcGCGGCGCGGATGAGCGAGCGCGGGGTGACCGTGGTGACCGCGACCACCAACGCCGGCGCGCCGTTCGGCAGCTTCGTCGCGTCGCGAGGGCTCGTGCCGATTCACGTCGGCCCAGCGCGCCGGCTGCCCTTCTTCGACGGCACGCTCGACGTCGTGCACGCGGCGGGGGAGCTGATGGCTGGCTGGATGGTCCCCGGCGACAGCATGGCGCTCGAGTTCGCGCTGTTCGACGTCTACCGCGTGCTGAGGCCCGGGGGCCTGTTCTGGCTCGACCACTTCGTCGTCCCCGGCGCGCAGCTGAACGCAACGTACGCGCCGATGCTTGACCGCGTGGGATTCAGGAAGCTGCGGTGGAACGCCGGCCGGAAGCTGGACGGCGGTGCCAAGAAGAACGAGTGGTACCTCTCGGCGCTGCTCGAGAAGCCCATGACATGA